The Hymenobacter sp. GOD-10R genome includes a window with the following:
- a CDS encoding methionyl-tRNA formyltransferase, protein MRVAVIISSLLGWPLLQDLLAQDVVASVAVPVTGREGSEQVRELLTQQGLTAHPLTRAGLTTELTEWITTTQPTAVLVLTFPWRVPAAVLALPPQGFLNFHFAALPGYRGPEPTFWQLRNGEPAGAVTVHRMAADFDTGPVLVALPVPIRPHDTHGLHRGQLALAGVQAGRQLLAGLRGTATLPEQPQDEAVARYWPRPTLADLCVRWAEPAEAIARLARAANPWNRGALATLRGQLLRVLSATPRPETVAAPPGTVVLAAPGQALLVACGDGQVLQLDVVALDEGYFSGGQLAGLGVQPGEVLGTPPTTPSG, encoded by the coding sequence ATGCGCGTGGCCGTTATCATTAGCAGCCTACTAGGCTGGCCCCTGCTACAAGACTTGCTAGCGCAGGATGTAGTAGCCAGCGTGGCCGTGCCAGTTACCGGCCGAGAGGGCTCGGAGCAGGTGCGCGAGCTGCTGACGCAGCAGGGGCTAACCGCGCACCCCCTGACGCGGGCGGGGCTGACCACCGAGCTGACTGAATGGATAACCACCACGCAGCCCACGGCGGTGCTGGTGCTCACCTTTCCGTGGCGGGTGCCGGCGGCAGTGCTGGCGTTGCCGCCCCAGGGCTTTCTTAACTTCCACTTTGCAGCCCTGCCGGGCTACCGGGGGCCGGAGCCTACGTTCTGGCAACTGCGCAACGGCGAGCCAGCCGGAGCCGTGACCGTGCACCGCATGGCCGCCGACTTTGATACGGGGCCGGTGCTGGTAGCGCTGCCGGTGCCCATCCGTCCCCACGACACCCACGGGCTGCACCGGGGGCAGCTAGCTTTGGCGGGCGTGCAAGCTGGCCGCCAGTTGCTGGCCGGCTTGCGCGGCACGGCGACCCTGCCAGAACAGCCCCAGGACGAGGCAGTAGCTCGCTACTGGCCCCGCCCTACTTTAGCCGACCTGTGCGTACGCTGGGCTGAACCAGCCGAAGCCATTGCCCGCCTAGCACGGGCCGCTAACCCCTGGAACCGGGGCGCGCTAGCTACCCTGCGCGGACAACTGCTGCGCGTGCTGAGCGCCACCCCCCGCCCCGAAACCGTAGCCGCCCCGCCCGGCACCGTGGTGCTGGCCGCGCCCGGCCAGGCCCTGCTGGTAGCCTGCGGCGACGGGCAGGTGCTGCAACTAGACGTGGTAGCCTTGGACGAAGGCTATTTCAGCGGCGGGCAGCTAGCAGGGCTAGGAGTGCAGCCGGGCGAAGTGCTAGGTACGCCGCCGACCACGCCTTCGGGCTGA
- a CDS encoding phage tail protein, producing the protein MDDPYLGEIRPIAINYEPKGWAFCAGQLLSINQNAALFTLIGTTYGGNGTTTFALPDLRGRVVVGAGQLASGSNYLQGQLGGAEQVSLTRGQLPAHNHNFSATLQTATEAERPTASAGLPGPGVAALYTDGPANAPMGTALPPATSNAGGSLGHENRQPYVALNYVIALTGVFPSFQ; encoded by the coding sequence ATGGACGACCCGTATCTCGGCGAAATTCGCCCCATTGCTATCAATTACGAGCCTAAAGGCTGGGCCTTTTGCGCTGGTCAGCTACTATCCATCAACCAGAACGCGGCGCTGTTTACGCTGATAGGCACTACCTATGGCGGCAACGGCACCACCACCTTCGCCCTGCCCGATTTGCGTGGCCGCGTCGTGGTGGGAGCCGGCCAACTTGCTAGTGGCAGCAACTACCTCCAGGGGCAGCTTGGCGGTGCGGAACAGGTGAGCTTGACCAGGGGCCAGCTACCCGCCCACAACCACAACTTCTCGGCCACGCTGCAAACGGCCACAGAAGCTGAACGGCCGACTGCCAGTGCGGGGCTACCAGGGCCAGGCGTAGCGGCGCTCTACACCGATGGCCCAGCCAATGCCCCCATGGGCACCGCCTTGCCGCCTGCCACCAGCAACGCGGGAGGAAGCCTAGGGCACGAAAACCGCCAGCCCTACGTCGCGCTCAACTACGTTATTGCCCTCACCGGTGTTTTCCCCTCGTTCCAGTAG
- a CDS encoding phage tail protein codes for MSTPYLGEVRAVGFDFAPRGWATCNGQQLSINDNSTLFQLLGTTYGGDGVNTFNLPNLNGTVIVGAGAGGGLSNYPLGQRGGTATVTLTTNQLATHGHSISGSLAGSTGGTPTDDPVGHLPGQLAGSYNPSSSPSATLNVAALTGTTTVAGSGQAHPNLQPSLALNYIIAVDGLFPPHN; via the coding sequence ATGTCTACTCCTTATCTGGGTGAAGTTCGCGCGGTTGGTTTCGATTTTGCGCCCCGAGGCTGGGCCACATGCAACGGGCAGCAGCTGTCCATTAATGATAACAGCACCCTGTTCCAGCTGTTGGGCACCACCTACGGGGGCGACGGCGTCAACACCTTCAACTTGCCAAACCTGAACGGGACGGTGATCGTCGGGGCGGGGGCGGGCGGTGGGCTCAGCAACTACCCGTTGGGCCAGCGGGGCGGTACGGCCACCGTCACGCTCACCACCAATCAGCTAGCCACACACGGCCATTCTATTTCGGGGTCGTTGGCGGGTAGCACGGGCGGCACCCCTACCGACGACCCAGTGGGCCACCTGCCCGGCCAATTGGCCGGCTCCTACAACCCGTCATCGTCGCCAAGCGCTACCCTGAATGTAGCGGCCCTGACCGGTACTACAACGGTGGCCGGGAGCGGCCAAGCGCACCCTAACCTCCAGCCCTCGCTGGCGCTCAACTACATCATTGCGGTGGATGGTCTATTTCCGCCGCATAACTAA
- a CDS encoding phage tail protein gives MDPFVGEIRIMPYMRRNPLGWLPCDGQLLPLQQNTALFALLGTRYGGNGSTTFALPNLNGRVIMGVDGSYPQGSVIGTENVLLTEPQLPPHTHQIGGPVPVSTAGGSTGSPAGAYFASTQDEAYGLAPSGSQMAPMATGTTGISGGNETHENRMPYLALGYYISLQGVFPPRP, from the coding sequence ATGGACCCATTTGTGGGAGAAATTCGCATCATGCCGTATATGCGTCGCAACCCACTCGGCTGGTTGCCTTGCGATGGTCAGCTACTGCCGCTGCAACAGAATACGGCCCTGTTTGCGCTGCTAGGCACCCGCTATGGCGGCAACGGCTCCACTACTTTTGCCCTACCGAACCTGAATGGCCGCGTTATTATGGGGGTCGACGGCTCCTACCCGCAGGGGTCGGTGATAGGGACCGAGAACGTGCTGCTGACCGAACCCCAGCTGCCGCCACACACGCACCAAATTGGGGGTCCTGTGCCAGTGTCGACCGCTGGCGGCTCAACGGGCTCACCGGCGGGTGCTTACTTTGCTAGCACCCAGGACGAAGCCTATGGCCTAGCCCCCAGCGGCAGCCAGATGGCCCCGATGGCCACCGGCACAACGGGCATCAGTGGCGGCAACGAAACCCACGAAAACCGGATGCCTTACCTAGCCCTAGGCTACTACATTTCCCTACAGGGAGTTTTTCCGCCGCGTCCATAG
- a CDS encoding oxidoreductase: protein MKKTALVTGASAGIGKATAIYLAQHGYTVYGGARRTDQMLALTSYGITPIALDVTKDESVVACVNQILEEEGSIDILVNNAGFGLEGAIEDLPMQDARYQLEVNVFGAMRLAQLVLPKMRENRYGKIVNISSVGGKIAFPLGGWYHASKFALEALSDSLRNEVKEFGIDVIVVEPGATRSEWGNVATDILLKVSGHTAYKELATKTHRLFTRLSKDVAEPIVIAELVKKGIEAKAPKTRYTTSQMASLLLLFLKRILSDKQMDKLIMSQIR, encoded by the coding sequence ATGAAAAAGACAGCCTTAGTAACGGGAGCTTCTGCCGGAATTGGCAAGGCGACTGCCATTTATCTCGCGCAACATGGCTATACGGTTTATGGTGGAGCGCGCAGAACAGACCAAATGCTTGCTTTAACAAGCTACGGCATCACACCGATTGCGCTTGATGTAACAAAAGACGAAAGCGTGGTGGCGTGCGTAAATCAAATTCTCGAAGAAGAAGGAAGCATTGATATTTTGGTAAACAATGCAGGTTTCGGTCTGGAAGGAGCAATTGAAGATCTTCCGATGCAAGACGCACGCTATCAATTGGAAGTAAATGTATTTGGTGCGATGCGTTTGGCCCAACTGGTTTTGCCGAAAATGCGGGAAAATAGATACGGTAAGATTGTGAATATTTCGTCTGTTGGCGGTAAGATTGCCTTTCCACTAGGTGGTTGGTATCACGCAAGCAAATTTGCTTTGGAAGCGTTGAGCGATAGTCTGCGCAATGAAGTAAAGGAATTTGGTATCGACGTGATAGTGGTTGAGCCAGGTGCCACCCGGTCGGAATGGGGAAATGTGGCCACGGATATTCTACTTAAAGTATCGGGACACACCGCTTACAAAGAATTGGCGACCAAAACACATCGTTTATTTACCCGATTGTCGAAGGATGTAGCAGAACCAATCGTGATAGCTGAACTTGTCAAGAAGGGAATTGAAGCGAAAGCTCCAAAAACAAGGTATACAACTTCACAAATGGCCTCTTTGCTTTTGTTGTTTTTAAAGAGAATTCTATCCGATAAGCAAATGGATAAATTAATTATGAGCCAAATAAGATAA
- a CDS encoding AraC family transcriptional regulator: MDNVFLQHNFLYAHGHQKMQSSEHYFPDHALGIMLSGESHYFSNEGSFVMKEGTICLMRRNELFKKLKKVGPNGEPPSLISLFLDQKTLHQYASENSVPKQSTYKGEAMIDLTSNLFLKGFFDSLLPYIDNPKRLNAKIAELKTYEAIELLLQTGDIYRKFLFDFQEPHKIDLETYMNHNFKYNIPLVSFAKLTGRSLSTFKRDFTKIFETTPEKWLQQKRLEQAHYLLSKREMRPSDVYLEVGFENLSHFSFAFKKTFGLTPTELTEQNGVSAANKDEAFYGI, translated from the coding sequence ATGGATAATGTCTTTCTGCAACATAATTTTCTGTACGCACATGGTCATCAAAAAATGCAAAGCAGTGAACACTACTTCCCCGACCACGCGCTAGGAATAATGCTGTCCGGCGAGTCGCATTATTTTTCAAACGAGGGATCTTTCGTCATGAAAGAAGGTACAATATGCTTAATGCGCCGGAACGAGTTGTTCAAAAAGCTGAAAAAGGTTGGGCCAAATGGTGAGCCACCATCGTTGATCAGCCTATTTCTTGATCAAAAAACGTTACATCAATACGCATCCGAAAATAGTGTTCCCAAGCAAAGTACTTACAAGGGTGAAGCAATGATTGACTTAACCAGTAATTTGTTCTTGAAAGGATTTTTTGATTCATTATTGCCTTATATCGATAACCCAAAAAGACTTAACGCGAAAATTGCGGAACTCAAAACTTATGAAGCAATTGAGCTATTGCTTCAAACGGGTGATATCTACCGAAAATTCTTATTTGATTTTCAGGAACCTCACAAGATAGATTTAGAAACGTACATGAACCATAATTTTAAGTATAATATACCATTAGTATCATTTGCTAAATTGACGGGACGCAGCCTTTCTACCTTTAAAAGAGATTTTACAAAAATATTTGAGACGACGCCGGAAAAGTGGTTGCAACAAAAGCGTTTGGAACAGGCGCACTATCTCCTTTCAAAGAGGGAAATGCGGCCCTCGGATGTCTATTTAGAAGTTGGTTTTGAAAATCTGTCGCACTTCTCCTTCGCTTTCAAAAAAACGTTCGGCCTAACGCCAACCGAGTTGACTGAACAAAACGGAGTATCAGCCGCTAACAAGGACGAGGCATTCTATGGCATTTAA
- a CDS encoding adenylate/guanylate cyclase domain-containing protein, whose amino-acid sequence MSSSSKVSAARAARFWAARRHVLQTIGSIGGAFVGVLLALALLLWVPTRALLPLALVGLPIGWALGVLEVLVFPALVQRMSLRLATALQGVGHGFVLLLLYGGFRLIAHRLGLPQLWTEPANATAEPLRRVLLVPIVYALAVLVTTLLRQLLQGMSRRRLQELLRGRYQQPETEERIFLFVDLKDSTHLAEALGNDRYSRLVCDFFRDVSPAIAAARGEVYQYVGDEVVVTWPAATGRQYANCLHCFFEMQRTITERHQAYQDAYGVVPSFKAGAHGGMVTTVLVGTLHREVVYHGDVLNTTARIQAQCNSLGSRFLISAALRQQLGEQPEFQFTALGGQALRGKASTTELFDVQVYLPRL is encoded by the coding sequence ATGTCCTCTTCTAGTAAGGTTTCTGCGGCTCGTGCTGCCCGGTTCTGGGCCGCTCGCCGTCATGTGCTGCAAACCATTGGCAGCATTGGGGGCGCGTTCGTAGGGGTCCTGTTAGCTCTGGCACTGCTGCTGTGGGTACCGACGCGCGCCCTGTTGCCACTCGCCCTTGTAGGACTACCGATCGGCTGGGCGCTGGGCGTGCTCGAGGTACTTGTGTTTCCCGCGCTAGTGCAACGCATGTCCTTGCGTTTGGCCACGGCGCTCCAAGGCGTGGGGCATGGCTTCGTACTGCTGCTGCTCTACGGCGGCTTTCGCCTGATTGCGCACCGCTTAGGACTGCCACAACTCTGGACGGAGCCGGCTAACGCCACCGCCGAACCGTTGCGGCGGGTGTTGCTGGTGCCCATTGTCTATGCCCTAGCAGTATTGGTTACTACCCTGCTGAGGCAATTACTGCAAGGTATGAGCCGCCGTCGCTTGCAAGAGCTGCTACGAGGCCGTTATCAGCAGCCAGAAACCGAAGAGCGCATTTTTCTCTTCGTCGATCTGAAGGACTCGACGCACCTAGCCGAGGCCCTCGGGAATGACCGCTACAGCCGCCTCGTATGCGACTTTTTTCGTGACGTGAGCCCGGCCATTGCGGCCGCCCGTGGGGAGGTGTACCAGTACGTGGGCGATGAAGTGGTGGTCACCTGGCCCGCCGCAACGGGGCGGCAGTATGCGAACTGCCTACATTGCTTTTTTGAGATGCAGCGGACTATTACTGAGCGGCACCAGGCGTACCAAGACGCGTACGGAGTGGTGCCCTCATTCAAGGCCGGAGCGCACGGCGGCATGGTCACGACCGTGCTGGTGGGCACGTTACATCGGGAGGTAGTTTACCACGGCGACGTGCTCAACACCACGGCGCGCATTCAGGCCCAGTGCAATAGCCTAGGTAGCCGTTTTCTGATTTCGGCTGCATTGCGCCAACAGCTAGGTGAACAGCCAGAATTCCAGTTTACGGCTCTAGGCGGACAAGCGCTACGCGGCAAAGCTAGCACAACGGAGCTGTTCGACGTGCAAGTCTACTTGCCCCGTCTTTGA
- a CDS encoding metallophosphoesterase has protein sequence METYVIGDLHGAARALEQVLARSPFRPGIDRLIQLGDVADGWPETPACVERLLSLSNSIWLQGNHDWWAAEWLSTQVPPPQVNQQWYTQGGQATYEAYEQLPPAERTRHFRQFFGEQLPYFEDEAGNLYVHGGYDSRRPIAEQDPYDLIWDRDLWEGNQVAKGYRECFIGHTSTWNYKKVPCATHNVWNVDQGAGYRGCVSMLNVRTKEFVQSDPVPSLYPDVQGR, from the coding sequence ATGGAAACGTACGTTATCGGCGACCTGCACGGCGCAGCTCGCGCGCTCGAACAAGTGCTGGCGCGCAGCCCCTTCCGCCCCGGTATTGACCGCCTCATCCAACTTGGGGATGTGGCCGATGGCTGGCCCGAGACCCCAGCCTGCGTGGAACGCTTACTAAGCCTATCCAACAGCATCTGGCTACAAGGCAACCATGATTGGTGGGCCGCCGAATGGCTCAGCACGCAAGTGCCCCCGCCCCAGGTGAACCAGCAATGGTACACGCAAGGGGGCCAGGCCACCTACGAGGCGTATGAGCAGCTGCCACCAGCCGAGCGCACCCGCCACTTTCGCCAGTTCTTCGGCGAACAGCTCCCTTACTTTGAGGATGAAGCCGGCAACCTCTACGTACACGGCGGCTATGATTCCCGCCGGCCCATTGCCGAGCAGGACCCGTACGATTTGATTTGGGACCGTGACTTGTGGGAGGGCAACCAAGTGGCCAAGGGGTACCGGGAATGCTTCATTGGTCACACCTCCACCTGGAATTACAAGAAAGTGCCATGCGCCACCCACAACGTCTGGAACGTGGATCAAGGCGCCGGCTACCGAGGTTGCGTGAGCATGCTGAATGTGCGCACCAAGGAGTTTGTGCAAAGTGACCCGGTGCCGAGTCTCTACCCCGACGTGCAGGGGCGCTAG
- a CDS encoding AraC family transcriptional regulator produces MLPLPLDYLSRQAEILTRFEQVLEQHLDDLLAGRVEKMHELQDFAAALCLHPGHLSQVIKLASGQHACQFYQQKIVRVTKNLLTNSDLSIGDIAHRLDYDVSNFTKFFKRFTGFTPSAYRKAHGSSPISSH; encoded by the coding sequence ATGCTTCCTCTTCCACTGGATTACCTGTCCCGCCAAGCAGAAATACTTACCCGGTTTGAGCAGGTGCTGGAGCAACATCTGGATGATTTGTTGGCTGGGCGGGTCGAAAAAATGCATGAACTACAGGACTTCGCAGCGGCGCTCTGCCTGCACCCTGGTCATTTAAGTCAGGTGATCAAGCTAGCCAGCGGCCAGCACGCCTGCCAATTCTACCAACAAAAAATAGTACGAGTAACTAAAAATCTATTGACTAACAGTGATTTATCTATCGGAGATATTGCTCACCGCCTAGATTATGATGTATCCAATTTCACGAAGTTCTTCAAGCGCTTCACGGGATTTACCCCTTCTGCTTATCGCAAAGCGCACGGCTCGTCGCCGATTTCCAGCCACTAA
- a CDS encoding aldo/keto reductase, with the protein MNRVVTIGADTASPLLARTPGYGTMRLTGEDFWGEPRDRAEALALLRQAVDLGVNFFDTADFYGPGVTNRLLAEALYPYSADLILATKVGGTRGADKSWQPYAQPAEVRRSVENNLKELRLEQLPLVHFGKAADSPGSYEAAFTTLLEMQQEGKILHLGLSNATLAQFQVARALGPVASVENLYSYAQRVTDPSSSYGFQGGELLPVCEQHRIVFIPFFSLQTSLPTAQQKLQGVAAAKGITVAQLNLAWLLHQSEWIFPIPGTTSLQHLQENIQAAAISLSPEELAFLG; encoded by the coding sequence ATGAACAGAGTAGTCACGATTGGGGCAGATACAGCTAGCCCCTTGCTGGCGCGTACCCCTGGGTATGGTACCATGCGCCTGACGGGGGAAGACTTCTGGGGCGAGCCCCGCGACCGGGCAGAGGCACTGGCCCTCTTGCGCCAAGCCGTTGACCTAGGTGTTAACTTCTTTGATACCGCTGATTTTTATGGGCCGGGGGTCACGAACCGATTGCTGGCGGAAGCGCTTTATCCGTACTCGGCCGACCTCATCTTGGCGACTAAGGTGGGCGGAACCCGCGGCGCCGACAAGAGCTGGCAGCCCTACGCGCAGCCGGCCGAAGTGCGGCGCAGTGTCGAGAACAACCTCAAGGAGTTGCGGCTGGAGCAATTGCCGCTGGTTCATTTTGGCAAAGCGGCGGATAGTCCGGGTAGTTACGAAGCTGCCTTTACGACCCTGTTGGAAATGCAGCAGGAAGGCAAGATTCTGCATCTCGGGCTAAGTAATGCGACCCTTGCGCAGTTTCAGGTTGCGCGCGCCCTAGGGCCCGTGGCGAGCGTCGAAAACTTGTACAGCTATGCGCAGCGGGTTACCGACCCAAGCAGCTCGTATGGCTTTCAGGGTGGCGAGTTGCTGCCTGTCTGCGAGCAACATCGTATTGTTTTTATTCCTTTTTTCTCGCTGCAAACGTCCTTGCCCACCGCCCAGCAGAAACTACAGGGAGTTGCTGCCGCGAAAGGCATCACGGTGGCCCAACTGAACCTAGCCTGGCTGCTGCATCAGTCCGAATGGATATTTCCGATTCCAGGCACTACCTCTTTGCAGCATCTACAAGAAAACATCCAGGCGGCGGCCATTTCGCTTTCCCCAGAAGAATTGGCGTTCCTAGGTTGA
- a CDS encoding alkaline phosphatase, which translates to MKIKPLLVNGLLFFAGCSPAIAQSSTANNVILYIGDGFGLAPKTATRMAMGQGKDGKRFTSDPGFQVLALDKLKYNATVTTHSLNSWITDSAPGASVYACGKNGKQDNEVIALNPANGQAIETILEAAKKQGYAVGIVSTARITHATPAAFASHIWFRDLEDYIAAQYIASTQSQYEAIFNASPTASYHYNAARDWQLPTPKVGVELDVVLGGGARHFLPRTAASPYKAVVDAAGNPITNGGTAVTLSGTRADNVDLVDYAVQQRNYKYVNSRDALNNLDLSQFGPGGKKLLGLFNASHASYEQDRQTSAAWEPSLAEMTKMAIQVLQAKSNGKGFFLMVEAGRIDHLEHSNTGGISVVAGTGAANQFVVDADRPTYVGTGDAGVAATPASPRTSNVYGSDYMIKEVLAFDYAVAEGRALVATPANGRTLLLSTSDHECGGFAVTGLHDEANASGNGTKIRTYAGQITKSVVAEAGYATPTNLVRGDGGANGWFPEYVMTSFQGKDYPTPASPTGKRIVVSYGSNPLTNGNGTTQSGTAGNHTPQDIWVGADDNTGTHAQQLVGRGLLDNTALTPLMADFLKLADFGITLGVRAGAQLKADTNLTLYPVPFSDKFNISFDVEQASPVSVELFTETGQKVQTIVGQRIYQKGTHSVAIDGAHLKAGLYIATVTINNQIVSKRTIKF; encoded by the coding sequence ATGAAAATCAAACCTTTACTCGTCAATGGATTACTGTTCTTTGCTGGGTGCTCTCCGGCTATTGCGCAGTCTTCTACGGCCAACAACGTCATTCTCTATATTGGTGACGGCTTTGGCCTAGCTCCCAAAACAGCGACCCGCATGGCTATGGGGCAAGGTAAAGATGGCAAGCGCTTCACCTCCGATCCAGGCTTTCAGGTGCTCGCCCTCGACAAGCTCAAGTACAACGCTACGGTGACGACTCACTCGCTGAACTCCTGGATTACGGACTCGGCGCCCGGTGCTTCGGTATACGCCTGCGGCAAAAACGGCAAGCAAGACAACGAGGTGATTGCCCTGAACCCTGCTAATGGGCAGGCCATCGAAACGATTCTGGAAGCCGCTAAAAAACAAGGATACGCGGTAGGGATAGTGTCGACTGCCCGCATTACGCACGCCACGCCTGCCGCTTTTGCTAGCCACATCTGGTTCCGCGACTTAGAAGACTACATTGCCGCGCAATACATTGCTTCGACACAGAGCCAGTACGAAGCCATCTTCAACGCTAGCCCAACGGCTAGCTACCACTACAATGCCGCTCGCGACTGGCAACTACCCACTCCGAAAGTTGGCGTGGAGCTAGATGTGGTGCTGGGGGGCGGGGCGCGCCACTTCTTGCCCCGCACTGCCGCTAGCCCTTACAAAGCAGTGGTAGATGCTGCGGGCAATCCTATTACGAACGGTGGCACGGCGGTTACGCTCAGTGGCACCCGCGCCGACAACGTCGACTTAGTGGATTATGCCGTGCAGCAGCGCAACTATAAGTACGTCAACAGCCGCGATGCGCTCAACAACCTAGATCTGTCGCAGTTTGGCCCTGGGGGCAAAAAGCTGCTCGGCCTGTTCAATGCCTCGCACGCTAGTTATGAGCAAGACCGCCAGACCAGCGCCGCCTGGGAACCCTCACTAGCTGAAATGACGAAAATGGCCATTCAGGTATTGCAGGCAAAAAGCAATGGCAAAGGCTTTTTTCTCATGGTGGAAGCCGGCCGCATTGACCACTTGGAGCATTCCAACACGGGCGGCATTTCGGTAGTAGCCGGCACTGGTGCTGCTAACCAGTTTGTGGTGGATGCTGACCGGCCAACCTACGTGGGTACCGGCGACGCGGGTGTAGCGGCTACGCCCGCATCGCCGCGCACCTCTAACGTATACGGCTCTGACTACATGATTAAAGAAGTGTTGGCCTTCGATTACGCCGTGGCCGAAGGGCGCGCCTTAGTAGCTACTCCTGCCAACGGCCGCACGCTGCTGCTCTCAACTTCTGACCACGAATGTGGCGGCTTTGCCGTAACGGGCTTGCACGACGAAGCCAACGCAAGCGGCAACGGCACCAAAATCCGCACCTACGCGGGCCAGATTACCAAGTCGGTAGTGGCCGAAGCCGGGTACGCGACACCCACCAATCTGGTGCGGGGTGATGGTGGAGCCAACGGCTGGTTTCCCGAATATGTAATGACCAGTTTTCAGGGCAAAGACTATCCAACCCCCGCTTCTCCTACCGGCAAGCGCATAGTTGTGTCTTATGGGTCTAACCCCCTCACTAACGGCAACGGCACGACGCAGTCAGGCACCGCCGGCAATCACACGCCGCAGGACATTTGGGTTGGTGCCGATGATAACACGGGCACCCACGCGCAACAGCTGGTTGGTCGTGGCTTGCTCGACAACACGGCCCTAACGCCCCTAATGGCTGACTTCCTGAAGCTGGCAGACTTCGGTATTACCCTAGGCGTGCGGGCGGGTGCTCAACTGAAGGCCGACACCAACCTGACGCTGTACCCAGTACCCTTCAGCGATAAGTTCAATATTTCGTTTGACGTAGAACAGGCTTCACCCGTGAGCGTGGAGCTCTTCACGGAAACGGGCCAGAAAGTGCAGACGATCGTCGGACAGCGAATCTACCAGAAGGGTACTCACTCCGTTGCTATCGACGGTGCCCACCTAAAAGCGGGCCTGTACATTGCCACAGTAACCATTAATAACCAAATAGTTTCTAAAAGAACGATCAAGTTCTAA
- a CDS encoding YdcF family protein: protein MEYSPQRLFSYLLGLLLLCTHSGFGQALPASPSYARIDSIIVAKAFPLLALFEAQPALRQALQESTGLQTLARRQAQRSYGTLRKQPVLVARFVDSLVWQPQEIRAAGQQLQQLYATNTGFRAAVAPLLTRTGRYPLYASRPDTAALRLAWQDAAQGLNRILRVYLANAKPRYPVIDSSSFARRDAGLAQQVRQQLRPLTATARRRPATFYTLPLQAALAALRLNGRDEAARYEPLTAGPNAGPQAAVARTEWARYAYSVILVPGSGPSKLGVALDSMGAYRCRLAAERYRAGQAPFVVVSGGYVHPNKTPYCEAVEMKKYMVETLGLPDAAVLIDPHARHTTTNLRNTVRMLYAFGFPTDKPLLTVTDISQSRGILNMAARCQRELGYVPYGNPQRVSETENACQPVPEARQPDPFDPLDP from the coding sequence ATGGAATACTCACCTCAGCGCCTGTTCTCTTACCTATTGGGCTTGCTGCTCCTGTGCACCCACTCTGGATTCGGCCAAGCTTTGCCTGCTTCCCCTAGCTATGCCCGCATCGACTCCATCATTGTGGCCAAGGCGTTTCCGTTGCTAGCGCTCTTTGAAGCTCAACCCGCCCTGCGACAAGCGCTGCAAGAGTCAACCGGCCTACAAACGCTCGCCCGCCGCCAAGCCCAGCGCAGCTACGGAACGTTGCGCAAACAGCCGGTGCTCGTGGCGCGTTTTGTCGATTCGCTGGTGTGGCAGCCGCAAGAAATTCGCGCGGCGGGGCAACAGTTGCAGCAGCTTTACGCCACAAATACTGGCTTCCGGGCGGCGGTTGCCCCGCTGCTGACGCGCACCGGCCGCTACCCGCTGTATGCCTCCCGCCCTGATACGGCAGCATTGCGGCTCGCCTGGCAGGATGCAGCCCAAGGCCTGAACCGCATCTTGCGGGTGTACCTAGCTAATGCGAAGCCGCGCTACCCGGTTATCGATTCCAGCAGCTTCGCCCGTCGGGATGCTGGCTTGGCCCAGCAGGTTCGGCAGCAGCTCCGGCCACTCACCGCTACCGCGCGGCGGCGTCCAGCTACCTTTTACACCTTGCCGCTGCAAGCCGCATTAGCAGCTCTGCGCCTGAACGGTCGGGACGAAGCGGCGCGCTACGAACCCCTCACCGCTGGCCCCAACGCCGGCCCCCAGGCCGCGGTGGCTCGCACGGAGTGGGCGCGCTACGCCTACAGCGTCATTCTGGTGCCGGGCAGTGGCCCTAGCAAGCTCGGCGTGGCGCTCGACTCGATGGGCGCGTACCGTTGTCGACTCGCCGCCGAACGCTACCGTGCCGGGCAGGCACCCTTCGTGGTGGTATCGGGCGGGTACGTGCATCCGAACAAGACGCCTTACTGCGAAGCGGTGGAGATGAAGAAATACATGGTTGAAACCCTAGGCTTGCCGGATGCAGCCGTGCTCATCGACCCACATGCCCGCCACACCACTACCAACCTGCGCAACACGGTGCGCATGCTGTATGCCTTCGGCTTCCCGACCGATAAACCCCTGCTGACAGTGACCGATATCAGCCAAAGCCGCGGCATCCTCAATATGGCGGCGCGCTGTCAGCGGGAGCTAGGATACGTGCCCTACGGCAACCCGCAGCGGGTATCTGAAACCGAAAACGCGTGTCAGCCCGTGCCGGAGGCTCGCCAACCCGACCCGTTTGATCCGTTGGATCCCTAG